The Salegentibacter sp. Hel_I_6 region CCGATGATATGGTAGATGCTATTAGGCAAACGGGAATAGACCAGGTAGGAGCACTTAGTAATTTTGATTTACCTACAGATTTCTTTGAAAAAGAGATAATGATGCTTGGAAGTTCTACCGATTTGCAAAAAGAAGGAGATCACGAAGAAGGAGAAATTAGTGGAATATCTGCCAGCAAAATTCCTTTTTGGTTTAAAGGTTACTATAAGCCAGGAGATGAAATCTCGAGAATTCCCGAATGGGATGATAGGGTACAGCGAATTGCTGAAAATGCCAAAAATTGGGATATTGGTGCTTTAAGTGGCATACCTTCATGGTTGGAGCTTATGATGAAGAAAGTGATTGAATATCATAAAGTTGATAACATTCACGAAATTTGGCCCAATCTTCAGGTTTATACTTCTGGTGGTGTGGCATTTGAGCCTTACGAAAAAAGTTTTAATGCACTTTTAAAACATCCAATCACGGTAATTGATACTTACCTGGCTTCAGAAGGTTTTATAGCTTATCAACAAAGACCTGAAACCCATGCGATGAAACTTGCTGTTAGCAACGGAATATACTTTGAATTCGTTCCTTTTAAAGCGGAATATGTGAATCAGGATGGTTCCATAACTGATGATGCACCGGTAATCCCGATTTCTGAAGTTAAAGAGGAGGAAGATTACATTCTTTTAATAAGTACTGTTTCAGGAGCCTGGAGATATTTAATAGGCGACACCATTAAGTTTACAGATGTAGAACGTCACGAGATTAAAATTACCGGAAGAACTAAATTCTTTTTAAATGTAGTTGGTTCTCAACTTTCAGTAAATAAGATGAATGATGCTTTACAGGAAATGGAAGACAAATTCGATATAAAAATTCCCGAATTTACGCTTGCGGCCGTAAGAATAGATGGAGAATTTCATCATCATTGGTATCTGGGTACTGAGGGAGAAACCCCAGAAGAAGAACTTGCAAAAGCTCTTGATGAATCCTTGAAAAA contains the following coding sequences:
- a CDS encoding GH3 auxin-responsive promoter family protein translates to MAIIGSIIKNLIDLRDTIVSEPNAEEAQLEVLKKLLNKAKDTQFGKHYDFEAILEADDIPKMFAEKVPYFDYNKINEEWWSKMHEGEEDVTWPGKPPYFALSSGTTGKSSKRIPVTDDMVDAIRQTGIDQVGALSNFDLPTDFFEKEIMMLGSSTDLQKEGDHEEGEISGISASKIPFWFKGYYKPGDEISRIPEWDDRVQRIAENAKNWDIGALSGIPSWLELMMKKVIEYHKVDNIHEIWPNLQVYTSGGVAFEPYEKSFNALLKHPITVIDTYLASEGFIAYQQRPETHAMKLAVSNGIYFEFVPFKAEYVNQDGSITDDAPVIPISEVKEEEDYILLISTVSGAWRYLIGDTIKFTDVERHEIKITGRTKFFLNVVGSQLSVNKMNDALQEMEDKFDIKIPEFTLAAVRIDGEFHHHWYLGTEGETPEEELAKALDESLKNANKNYKVARSKALKGVKVTKVHPEMFPEWSAANKKKGGQVKMEKVMNEEKFAKWEKFVKEQKA